One genomic window of Vibrio parahaemolyticus includes the following:
- a CDS encoding SPOR domain-containing protein, with translation MEMKKAHLSSRIVQSGLSLGGLLLCAQFSAPVLADDFLCQATQASDKELPMLEKSCPIGQGVWGKKVPQGGNDFYWIQCGLLPKPMPLAKAKPIYSKITTDVWMKPEAKGYRCLIGPYTEFSKASADLRGVKTLSNYREAFIRVVGKGSDNTVKQTQPSSKPTPVAKPNVAPKPVAPVVTSRPDTEAFKASATKTTAQPVTAKEPKPSTTTKPVAKAKPAPSVKSNGEVEVRLRASLHGKMYVVPYLLDNQFYMEYGKPWNRLNYESSQQICQQLGMSLATATEFKALRDSGVMEKNKWPLQLPYWGKDKKGLFADREPNQLTGTSLLNVMCVK, from the coding sequence ATGGAAATGAAGAAGGCACACCTCTCATCACGCATTGTCCAATCAGGCCTCAGCTTAGGAGGGCTATTGCTGTGCGCCCAATTTTCAGCCCCGGTATTGGCCGATGACTTTCTTTGTCAGGCGACTCAAGCGAGCGACAAAGAACTGCCGATGCTAGAGAAAAGTTGCCCAATCGGTCAGGGAGTTTGGGGAAAGAAAGTGCCGCAAGGAGGCAATGATTTCTATTGGATTCAATGTGGCTTGCTGCCTAAACCAATGCCACTTGCCAAAGCCAAACCCATTTACAGCAAAATCACCACCGATGTTTGGATGAAGCCCGAAGCAAAGGGCTATCGTTGTCTTATTGGGCCTTATACAGAATTTTCTAAAGCGTCTGCTGATTTGCGAGGAGTCAAAACCTTGTCGAACTATCGCGAGGCATTTATTCGTGTGGTTGGCAAAGGGAGTGACAACACCGTGAAGCAAACGCAGCCGTCATCAAAGCCGACTCCTGTCGCCAAACCAAACGTCGCCCCGAAGCCTGTTGCGCCAGTCGTGACCAGTCGTCCAGATACCGAGGCGTTTAAAGCTTCTGCGACAAAAACGACAGCGCAGCCAGTTACGGCAAAAGAGCCGAAACCGAGCACGACAACAAAACCGGTTGCGAAAGCAAAACCAGCACCGAGCGTAAAAAGCAATGGAGAGGTGGAAGTGCGCTTGCGAGCGTCTCTACATGGCAAAATGTATGTCGTGCCTTACCTGTTAGATAATCAGTTTTATATGGAATATGGTAAGCCGTGGAATCGACTCAACTACGAAAGCTCGCAACAGATTTGTCAGCAGTTGGGCATGTCGCTCGCCACGGCGACTGAATTTAAAGCGTTGCGAGATTCTGGTGTGATGGAGAAGAACAAATGGCCGCTGCAATTGCCGTATTGGGGTAAAGATAAGAAAGGCTTGTTTGCCGATCGAGAACCAAATCAGTTAACCGGCACGTCGTTGTTGAATGTGATGTGTGTGAAGTAG
- a CDS encoding substrate-binding domain-containing protein, with protein sequence MAQQNKKTRTTLQDVADQVGVTKMTVSRYMRNPESVAEKTRVKIAVAIEEMGYIENRAPAMLSKSSSKAIGILLPSLSNQIFASFVQGIETVTKANGYETLLAHFSYDELEEERKIASLLSYQVDGLILTESHHTPRTLQMIKNAGVPVVETMELPPQPIDMAVGLDHEDASYNAVKRMLDAGKRTIVYFGARLDTRTKLRMQGYDRAMNEAGLEPKHVLTGVHSSFSLAHDLLERALETYPTLDGVFCTNDDIAIGTMLSAQQRGIQVPQQLAVVGYNALDIGQTISPKLTSVDTPRFQIGVKSAELLIARLKGEAQEEKVFDMGYQITSGESV encoded by the coding sequence ATGGCTCAACAGAATAAAAAAACACGAACGACATTGCAGGATGTCGCAGACCAGGTTGGCGTAACAAAGATGACGGTTTCGCGCTATATGCGCAATCCAGAATCGGTGGCTGAGAAGACCCGCGTGAAAATTGCCGTGGCAATCGAGGAAATGGGGTACATCGAAAATCGCGCCCCCGCGATGTTGTCTAAGTCTTCCAGCAAAGCCATCGGCATCTTACTTCCTTCTCTGTCCAACCAAATTTTTGCTTCCTTTGTTCAGGGTATAGAGACGGTCACTAAGGCCAACGGCTACGAAACACTACTGGCACACTTTAGCTACGATGAGTTGGAGGAAGAGCGCAAAATCGCCTCTTTGCTTTCCTACCAAGTGGATGGGTTGATTTTGACTGAAAGTCACCACACTCCACGTACGTTGCAGATGATCAAAAACGCTGGCGTTCCGGTGGTCGAAACCATGGAGTTGCCGCCACAACCGATTGATATGGCTGTGGGCTTGGATCATGAAGACGCTTCGTACAACGCGGTGAAACGTATGTTGGACGCTGGCAAACGCACCATTGTTTACTTTGGCGCGCGTTTGGACACGCGTACTAAACTGCGTATGCAAGGTTATGATCGCGCGATGAATGAAGCCGGACTCGAACCCAAACATGTGTTAACTGGCGTGCACTCCAGTTTCTCCCTTGCGCATGATTTGCTTGAACGCGCACTGGAAACGTACCCAACGCTCGACGGGGTATTCTGTACCAACGACGACATCGCAATTGGTACTATGCTGAGTGCGCAGCAACGTGGCATTCAAGTCCCGCAGCAATTAGCGGTGGTGGGTTATAACGCCTTGGATATCGGTCAGACCATCAGTCCGAAGCTGACCAGCGTTGATACGCCGCGTTTCCAAATTGGTGTAAAGAGTGCAGAGCTTTTAATTGCGCGTCTGAAAGGTGAAGCGCAAGAAGAAAAAGTGTTTGATATGGGTTATCAGATCACTTCAGGAGAGAGTGTTTAA
- a CDS encoding sigma-70 family RNA polymerase sigma factor — protein sequence MATTSALTHIIQQWQSGNKQAESELYQFAYLQLRKIAQQERERNAEKYGTDNIVLADSVNSTTALIHDAYLKMSNCDMSEIATKRDFFLMAAKVMRQILIDNARSHQAQKRQHITLMKDEEDRFEQLIIMDKALDSFSTRYPRQSSALKLKYLMGMKNQEISELLECSASLIEKDLKFSRSWLQSRMAHA from the coding sequence ATGGCAACGACTTCAGCCCTAACCCACATTATTCAGCAGTGGCAGTCTGGTAATAAACAAGCCGAAAGCGAGCTGTACCAATTCGCTTATTTGCAACTGCGTAAAATCGCCCAACAAGAACGTGAGCGCAACGCCGAAAAATACGGCACCGACAACATAGTATTGGCAGACAGCGTCAACAGCACCACCGCATTGATTCATGATGCTTACCTAAAGATGTCAAACTGCGACATGAGTGAAATCGCCACCAAGCGTGATTTTTTCTTAATGGCCGCTAAAGTCATGCGCCAAATATTGATCGACAACGCTCGCTCACACCAAGCGCAAAAACGCCAACACATCACGTTGATGAAGGACGAAGAAGACCGCTTTGAGCAGTTGATCATCATGGACAAAGCCTTAGATAGCTTTAGCACACGCTACCCACGTCAATCGAGCGCCTTAAAACTCAAATACCTGATGGGCATGAAGAACCAGGAGATCAGCGAACTGCTAGAGTGCAGCGCAAGCCTGATCGAAAAAGACCTCAAGTTCTCACGCAGCTGGCTGCAATCAAGAATGGCACACGCATAA
- a CDS encoding ABC transporter substrate-binding protein, whose amino-acid sequence MKTMKSKLAVALMAAGLSFNALAADIKVGYAADPVSLDPHEQLSGGTLQMSHMVFDPLVRFTQTMDFEPRLAESWERVNDTTVRFKLREGVKFHSGNSLTADDVVWTFERLQSSPDFKAIFDPYEKIVKVDDYTFDLVTKGPYPLVLQTATYIFPMDSKFYSGKTEDGKDKSELVKHGNSFASTHVSGTGPFIVTSREQGVKVEFERFKDYWDKASKGNVDKLTLVPIKEDATRVAALLSGGVDMIHPVAPNDHQRVKDAKGIDLVTLPGTRIITFQMNQNSNEALKDVRVRQAIVHAINNEGIVKKIMKGFATAAGQQSPAGYVGHNEKLVPRYDLKKAKELMKEAGYENGFALTMIAPNNRYVNDAKVAQAAAAMLSKIGIKVDLKTMPKAQYWPEFDKCAGDMLMIGWHSDTEDSANFNEFLTMTRNEETGRGQYNCGYYSNPEMDKIVEAANVETDPAKRAEMLKGVEATLYNDAAFVPLHWQSEAWGAKSNVKAADIVNPMVMPYFGDLVVE is encoded by the coding sequence ATGAAAACCATGAAAAGCAAATTAGCAGTGGCGCTAATGGCTGCGGGCCTTAGTTTTAATGCGCTAGCAGCAGATATTAAAGTTGGCTACGCTGCTGACCCAGTATCGCTTGACCCGCATGAGCAGTTGTCTGGCGGTACACTGCAAATGTCACACATGGTATTTGACCCTCTAGTTCGTTTCACTCAAACAATGGACTTCGAACCTCGTCTAGCAGAAAGCTGGGAACGTGTTAACGACACAACGGTACGCTTCAAACTGCGTGAAGGCGTGAAGTTCCACTCTGGTAACTCGCTAACAGCGGATGATGTGGTGTGGACATTTGAGCGTCTACAAAGCTCTCCAGACTTTAAAGCGATCTTCGACCCATACGAGAAAATCGTAAAAGTGGATGACTACACGTTCGATTTGGTTACTAAAGGCCCATACCCACTTGTTCTGCAAACGGCGACGTACATCTTCCCTATGGACAGCAAGTTCTACTCAGGTAAGACAGAAGACGGCAAAGACAAGTCTGAACTAGTGAAGCACGGTAACTCATTTGCATCGACTCACGTTTCCGGTACTGGCCCATTCATCGTGACATCACGTGAACAAGGCGTAAAAGTGGAATTTGAACGCTTCAAAGATTACTGGGATAAAGCGTCGAAAGGTAACGTTGATAAGCTAACGCTAGTACCAATCAAAGAAGACGCGACTCGTGTGGCTGCGCTTCTTTCTGGTGGCGTCGATATGATTCACCCAGTAGCGCCAAACGATCACCAACGTGTGAAAGATGCGAAAGGCATCGATCTCGTGACACTACCTGGTACACGAATCATCACGTTCCAAATGAACCAAAACAGCAATGAAGCGTTGAAAGACGTGCGCGTTCGTCAAGCTATCGTGCATGCGATCAACAACGAAGGCATCGTGAAGAAAATCATGAAAGGCTTCGCGACAGCTGCTGGTCAGCAAAGCCCTGCTGGTTACGTTGGTCACAACGAAAAACTGGTTCCTCGCTACGATCTGAAGAAAGCTAAAGAGTTGATGAAAGAAGCGGGCTACGAGAACGGCTTTGCCCTAACTATGATTGCGCCAAACAACCGTTACGTGAACGATGCAAAAGTTGCACAGGCTGCGGCGGCAATGTTGTCTAAGATTGGTATTAAGGTTGATCTGAAAACCATGCCAAAAGCGCAATACTGGCCAGAGTTTGATAAATGTGCGGGTGACATGCTGATGATCGGTTGGCACTCAGACACTGAAGACTCTGCGAACTTCAACGAGTTCCTAACAATGACTCGTAACGAAGAGACAGGTCGTGGCCAGTATAACTGTGGTTACTACTCAAACCCAGAAATGGACAAAATTGTAGAAGCAGCGAACGTGGAAACGGATCCAGCGAAACGTGCAGAAATGCTAAAAGGCGTTGAAGCGACGCTTTACAACGACGCAGCATTTGTACCGCTACACTGGCAAAGTGAAGCGTGGGGCGCGAAGTCTAACGTGAAAGCAGCAGACATTGTGAACCCAATGGTTATGCCTTACTTCGGCGACCTAGTGGTTGAATAA
- a CDS encoding ABC transporter permease, whose product MFSFLVKRLFQALIVMFVISLVAFAIQDNLGDPLRELVGQSVSESERQALRDELGLNDPFITKYTRFVGNALQGDLGTSYFFKRPAVEVILDKLVATLELVFGATLIIIVLSIPLGVYSAIHPKSIFTKFVMAMSSVGISIPVFLTAIMLMYVFSIELGWLPSYGRGETVNVLGWESGFFTIDGIKHLILPCIALASIMLPLFIRLVRSEMLEVLSSEYIKFAKAKGLNLQKIYYQHALKNTMLPVLTVGGVQIGTMVAYTILTETVFQWPGTGFLFLEAINRVDTPLITAYVIFVGLIFVVTNTIVDLLYGIINPTVNLTGKGA is encoded by the coding sequence ATGTTTTCGTTTCTGGTCAAGCGCCTGTTTCAGGCACTGATAGTGATGTTTGTGATCAGTTTGGTGGCGTTTGCCATTCAGGACAACCTGGGTGACCCGCTGCGTGAGCTTGTAGGTCAGTCGGTTTCAGAGTCGGAGCGTCAAGCGCTGCGTGATGAACTGGGCCTGAACGATCCCTTTATCACAAAGTACACTCGCTTTGTCGGTAATGCACTGCAAGGTGATTTAGGTACGTCTTACTTTTTCAAGCGCCCAGCGGTTGAGGTTATTCTTGATAAGCTGGTGGCGACACTAGAGCTCGTGTTTGGCGCGACGCTCATCATTATTGTTTTATCGATACCACTTGGGGTGTACTCCGCGATTCACCCGAAAAGTATCTTCACCAAATTTGTCATGGCGATGAGTAGCGTCGGTATCTCGATTCCGGTCTTCCTGACGGCGATCATGCTGATGTACGTCTTCTCCATAGAGCTTGGTTGGCTGCCTTCCTACGGGCGGGGTGAGACCGTCAACGTGCTCGGTTGGGAGTCTGGCTTCTTTACCATTGATGGTATCAAGCACCTGATCTTGCCGTGTATTGCGCTGGCATCGATCATGTTGCCGCTGTTTATCCGTCTGGTTCGTTCAGAAATGCTGGAAGTACTGAGTTCGGAATACATCAAGTTCGCTAAGGCTAAAGGCCTGAACTTACAAAAGATTTATTACCAACATGCACTTAAGAACACCATGCTACCGGTACTGACGGTAGGTGGCGTGCAAATTGGTACCATGGTGGCCTACACCATCCTCACAGAAACCGTGTTCCAATGGCCGGGCACTGGCTTCCTTTTCCTAGAGGCGATTAACCGTGTTGATACACCGCTAATCACAGCCTACGTAATCTTTGTTGGTCTGATCTTCGTGGTAACCAATACCATCGTTGACTTGCTGTACGGCATCATCAACCCAACTGTGAACCTAACTGGAAAAGGAGCTTAA
- a CDS encoding serine/threonine-protein kinase, with product MQLGSSETQVYYHLLDLDDSQKQQYLQELQQSQPELYIQLAPLLAHEAPEERLTQLLYFGAHQATNSEIDLSGEVISKYRLTHELGRGGMGVVYAAQRADETFEQDLAIKFIQSNLSNVLGQRALFDEAQLLARLNHPYIAKVFDGGLHDGSVYIVMERVFGQTLDDYLAEVTLTDREKFTLFKQICQAMEHAHHHHVLHADLKPENILIDPNKRPKLLDFNLTQKVQNSGGESPPALIAFSQNFASPEQQTGQFLTAQSDVYSLGKILAMMFPSPRVWSDVYWVIRRATRSAAKLRYSDVRALRIDIERMLERRPIEQKKHWPLYSALRLVQRRPLAAALSAILVLSGVLFGNALIQKNIQLQQEKKIAEDMMYELTRLIFHAKGQNVEHLSVNSMMELTRRRILSNPDIPKHIKQKMLLAMMTPVPEKHLTTPMSCQPNCASKDSTNQ from the coding sequence GTGCAGTTAGGCTCCAGCGAAACCCAAGTTTATTATCATCTTCTTGATCTGGACGACTCTCAAAAGCAGCAATACCTCCAAGAATTGCAACAGAGTCAACCTGAGCTATACATTCAACTCGCGCCCCTTTTAGCCCATGAAGCCCCAGAAGAGCGATTAACGCAATTGCTTTACTTTGGCGCTCATCAAGCGACCAACAGCGAGATCGACCTTAGTGGCGAAGTGATCAGTAAGTATCGCCTAACTCATGAGTTGGGGCGTGGTGGTATGGGCGTCGTTTATGCCGCGCAACGTGCAGATGAGACCTTCGAGCAAGATCTTGCGATCAAATTCATCCAAAGCAATTTAAGTAATGTGCTCGGACAACGGGCACTTTTCGATGAAGCGCAGCTACTAGCACGTTTAAATCACCCTTATATTGCGAAAGTCTTTGACGGCGGCCTGCATGACGGCTCGGTTTACATCGTCATGGAGCGCGTGTTTGGCCAAACATTGGATGATTATCTTGCCGAAGTCACACTGACAGACCGTGAGAAGTTCACGCTGTTTAAGCAGATTTGTCAGGCAATGGAACACGCGCATCACCACCACGTGTTACACGCCGATCTCAAGCCTGAAAATATCCTGATTGACCCAAATAAACGACCGAAATTGCTCGATTTCAATCTGACGCAGAAAGTGCAAAACAGCGGTGGCGAATCCCCACCCGCATTAATTGCGTTTAGCCAAAACTTTGCCAGTCCAGAACAACAGACTGGTCAGTTTCTGACGGCACAAAGCGATGTGTACTCTCTGGGTAAAATTCTCGCGATGATGTTTCCGTCACCGCGCGTTTGGTCTGATGTTTACTGGGTCATTAGACGCGCGACACGCTCTGCCGCAAAACTGCGCTATTCAGACGTTCGAGCACTAAGAATTGATATTGAGCGCATGCTTGAGCGGCGCCCAATCGAACAAAAAAAACATTGGCCGTTGTACAGCGCATTGCGTTTAGTGCAGCGCCGTCCGCTGGCTGCAGCATTATCTGCCATTCTGGTTTTATCCGGCGTGCTATTTGGTAATGCATTGATTCAAAAGAATATCCAACTGCAACAAGAGAAGAAGATTGCAGAAGATATGATGTACGAACTGACTCGCCTCATCTTCCATGCGAAGGGGCAGAACGTCGAACATCTTTCGGTGAACTCCATGATGGAGCTAACACGAAGGCGGATACTCTCTAACCCAGATATCCCCAAACATATAAAACAAAAAATGTTGTTGGCGATGATGACACCGGTGCCAGAGAAGCACCTAACTACACCAATGAGTTGTCAGCCAAATTGTGCGTCTAAGGACAGCACCAACCAATAA
- a CDS encoding SMR family transporter, with translation MSQFFTMSFGFVVMAALVDIMANMALTRSKGFKYKGWGIAAIVLVLTAFTLLAQAVKEIDLAIAYASWGAIGILGTAVGGALLFKQKLKPIGWFGIFVVIAAVVVMKTA, from the coding sequence ATGAGTCAATTTTTTACGATGTCATTTGGATTTGTCGTGATGGCTGCCTTGGTCGATATCATGGCCAATATGGCGCTGACACGCTCAAAAGGTTTTAAATACAAAGGCTGGGGCATTGCGGCGATTGTGTTGGTACTGACAGCATTCACGCTGTTGGCACAAGCGGTTAAAGAGATCGACTTAGCCATTGCTTATGCTTCTTGGGGCGCGATCGGTATCTTGGGTACCGCAGTGGGTGGAGCCTTGCTGTTTAAGCAGAAACTTAAGCCAATCGGCTGGTTTGGTATCTTTGTGGTGATTGCTGCGGTCGTGGTGATGAAAACCGCTTAA
- a CDS encoding SMR family transporter, whose amino-acid sequence MLVARLFLLLAIVAEVAGTSTMSLIGQGHGWWGYIVMYVLIAISYYFLAFAAKKISIGVAYAVWEGLGISLITVVSIIAFDANLNHQELFGLMLAVVGIVCVTLGESHDQPNAEKNADKPAKERSFSASTRCES is encoded by the coding sequence ATGCTAGTTGCACGTCTATTTTTATTGCTCGCCATCGTTGCCGAAGTGGCTGGCACCAGCACAATGTCTCTTATCGGCCAAGGGCACGGGTGGTGGGGCTACATCGTAATGTATGTGCTGATCGCAATCTCTTACTACTTTCTCGCGTTTGCCGCGAAGAAAATATCGATCGGTGTTGCATATGCTGTCTGGGAAGGGTTGGGTATCTCGTTGATCACCGTGGTGTCGATCATCGCCTTTGATGCCAACTTAAACCATCAAGAGCTGTTTGGTTTGATGTTAGCCGTTGTCGGCATTGTGTGTGTGACGTTAGGGGAATCACATGATCAACCTAACGCCGAGAAAAACGCCGATAAACCGGCAAAAGAACGTTCATTTTCTGCTAGTACAAGGTGCGAATCATGA
- a CDS encoding ABC transporter permease yields MSQTNTPAAPSAVPSAWERFKNSDFLYYFKRDKVAMASFTVFLMFLVLALAAPILAPTDPYDLTSIDIMDSELPPSWMDGGEERFVLGTDEQGRDILSTILYGSRLSLTIGFLAVGLQLVLGIIIGLSAGYFGGRIDSFLMRFADVQLSFSTMMVAIIVSAIFKASFGSDFYSQYAVVMLVVIIGVAEWPQYARTIRASVLAEKKKEYVEAARVMGFKAPRIMFRHILPNCLSPILVISTVQVANAIMSEAALSFLGLGLPVDQPSLGALISIGFNYIFSGAWWITAFPGIVLVTLVLVINLLGDWLRDVFNPKLYKG; encoded by the coding sequence ATGAGCCAAACCAATACTCCTGCTGCTCCTTCAGCCGTTCCATCTGCGTGGGAGCGCTTTAAAAACTCGGATTTCTTGTACTACTTCAAGCGCGACAAAGTGGCGATGGCGAGTTTTACGGTGTTTTTGATGTTCTTGGTGCTAGCACTGGCGGCGCCAATTCTGGCACCAACTGACCCGTATGATCTGACATCTATCGATATCATGGATTCAGAATTACCACCATCTTGGATGGACGGCGGTGAAGAACGCTTTGTGCTCGGTACGGATGAGCAAGGCCGTGATATTTTATCGACCATTCTTTACGGCTCTCGTTTGTCGCTGACGATCGGTTTTCTAGCGGTCGGTCTACAGCTTGTACTGGGCATCATCATTGGTCTGTCGGCTGGCTACTTCGGCGGTCGTATCGATAGCTTCTTGATGCGTTTTGCAGATGTGCAGTTGTCGTTTTCAACCATGATGGTAGCGATCATCGTCTCGGCCATTTTCAAAGCCAGTTTTGGCAGCGATTTTTACAGCCAATACGCGGTCGTGATGCTGGTGGTGATCATCGGTGTGGCTGAATGGCCACAGTACGCGCGTACGATTCGTGCATCGGTACTGGCAGAGAAGAAGAAAGAATATGTAGAAGCGGCACGCGTGATGGGCTTTAAAGCTCCACGCATCATGTTCCGCCATATTTTGCCGAACTGTTTGTCACCAATCTTGGTTATCTCAACCGTTCAGGTGGCCAACGCCATCATGTCGGAAGCGGCGCTGTCGTTCCTAGGCTTGGGTCTGCCTGTTGACCAACCATCTTTGGGCGCGTTGATCAGCATCGGCTTCAACTACATCTTCTCTGGTGCTTGGTGGATTACAGCCTTCCCAGGTATTGTGCTAGTTACTTTAGTACTGGTTATTAACCTTCTGGGTGACTGGTTACGTGATGTATTTAACCCGAAACTGTACAAAGGTTAA
- a CDS encoding LysR family transcriptional regulator — MAHQLDALDLNLMRLLKAVVENRSIKLAAMQLGISQPSASRGVMKLKQVFDDPLFVRKAHGVEPSPMAIRLAAEFDNMIAPLEKVVQEFEVFDPQQYQGQIAIVTDPYLMDEQGQRLLTGCHRAFPKAHFAFSSWNSYSHDEMLEGEHDYCILDQETELSKDIYMRPLFVEKRVILARKNHPTLSKVSNDWDTVSKLPLVSLPAPASYKPLCTVESEYRRMGYEPVVLLKSYNLRVACQMLQETDAIMYASQSSALLMPELASYAMPLVNREFSQFVVSGGFLQTNRNHPLHRHLHKVVRQTLNTPLIFTQ; from the coding sequence ATGGCACATCAGCTGGATGCATTGGATCTCAACTTAATGCGTTTATTAAAAGCCGTGGTGGAAAACCGCAGCATCAAGCTGGCCGCAATGCAGCTTGGCATTTCTCAACCGAGCGCCAGCCGCGGCGTAATGAAGCTTAAGCAAGTGTTTGATGACCCGCTATTTGTGCGTAAAGCGCATGGGGTAGAGCCATCTCCCATGGCGATTCGCCTTGCCGCCGAATTCGATAACATGATTGCACCACTGGAAAAAGTGGTGCAAGAGTTTGAAGTATTCGACCCTCAGCAATATCAAGGGCAGATCGCGATTGTAACCGACCCTTATTTGATGGATGAACAAGGGCAGCGATTGCTAACTGGCTGCCATCGAGCGTTCCCTAAAGCGCACTTTGCCTTTTCCAGTTGGAACAGTTACTCGCACGATGAAATGCTCGAAGGTGAGCACGATTACTGCATTCTTGACCAAGAGACCGAACTGTCGAAAGACATTTACATGCGCCCGTTATTTGTTGAAAAACGAGTGATTTTGGCGCGTAAAAACCATCCGACCTTGTCGAAAGTCAGCAATGATTGGGACACGGTCTCTAAACTGCCCCTTGTTTCTTTACCTGCGCCCGCGTCATATAAACCGCTTTGTACCGTGGAGTCCGAGTATCGCCGCATGGGCTATGAGCCCGTGGTGTTATTGAAATCCTATAATTTGCGCGTGGCTTGCCAAATGCTGCAAGAAACCGACGCAATTATGTATGCCAGTCAAAGCTCGGCATTGTTGATGCCGGAACTCGCATCTTACGCAATGCCACTCGTCAACCGTGAGTTCAGTCAGTTTGTGGTCTCTGGCGGTTTCCTTCAAACCAACCGCAACCATCCTTTGCACAGACATCTGCATAAAGTGGTGCGACAAACCCTCAATACGCCGCTGATTTTCACGCAGTGA